The DNA segment TCTTACGGGCATTAATGGTGCATGCCCGCTTATACTGGTTAATAATAACCCCCAACGTTCCAGATTCCCATTTGTCGTTTTTGCCGCCCGCTGAATGGGAATTACCCGTTCCATTATCAACGGAAACGTTTCGTGTAGAGACGCCCAACCTGGGCGTCTCGGGAACCAATTTGGGCGCATCTACATCCCTCCTTGCAATATCCGAATTCGACATTTTATTTAAAATGCCCGCGATGGAATTATCGGCAACGCTTACGATATTGTTAGGGCTTGGTGACGCGTTTGAGACGCCCAGGTTGCTAGAGACGCCCAGGTTGGGCGTCTCTACAGAACCCTCCTGCCTATTAATAACGATAATGCCATGCACATGGTTGGGCATTACCACGTATTCGTCCAATAGCACAAACGGGAAATGTTTAGGTATCTCCTGCCAGCACCGTTTGGCAATCTCTCCTATTTCCGATAGCTGCACTGCCGGTTGATCGTTATCCAAACCAGCGACAACCTCGCCAAAGTAGCGCTCGCGATGCGCCGTACAAATGGTGACAAAGTAGGCGGCATTCCAACCATAGTCCCAGCGTTGCATGCGGGCTGAAGGTATGCGATAGCTATCTCTAAATCGGTCTGCCATTGGCTGCAGCTATTATCAATATATTACTAGTCTACATAAGCGAATACTTCTTCTATGGTTCTATTGCTTTCCGCTACTGTTTGTATTTATCAGGCTAAAAGCCTCGTTAAACCAAGCGTAGCGAGGACGCTACGCACAGCTAGAGCAACCCAATCAATTATATGTCATTATTCTCATCTGTCCGCTTTTTATAATTCTCAACCCTAGTCAATAAGTCCGTTAATGATTTTGCTATAACTGAAAGGTCAACATCTGTTTCAAATCTTTCATAAATAAGTCTGTTATTTCTTTCATAATTTTCAAATGGTTTTGGCAAAAAATCATTGACTTTGCACATCGTATTAAAAATAAAGTCTGTTGATTGATTGTTGCGACCAAATAGTTGAATTTCCCATCCATTGATTCCAATATATGTGTCAATAGATACTTTATATTTTGATTTAATTGTATAGTCATGCACTAATACCAATAATTTTGGTTCTTTATAAATCCATTGTTTATCAGCCAATGGAGCAAATTCATTTTTTGATATTGTGTCGTTAAGTTGATATATTTTTTGATTTAGAGAATTTTTATATTCAATAAAACTATCAGTCAAATCTTGAATTGCTTCCGAATTGTTTTTAAAGAATGTCCATAATACTTTATTTTCCATTGTCTTAGGAGTTAGGTTTTCTATTGATTTTATAAAGTCTGTAAAGTGGTTTATATAACTGATGTTAGAGTTTGATAGATACTTTCCGATGTTATGCTTGATATTTTTGAAAAGGTGCTCATATGTAACATTTATAAAATCATTGATTTTTAACTTTTCAATATCTTCTTTGGATGTCAATTTGTTTAAAGATAAAACTATGCAAATAGGTTTTCTTGAATTATAACAGAATGATTCAACAGTTTTCATGTAGTCGTTTAAGTCATTATGTAAATGGTGAAATATTTTGTTTTCAATACCAACTGCATAATTTTCGGTTAATATAAGCAGGTCAAGCCTGTTATCTTTTATAGTCTTATATTCTCTGTAAACTTTAATTTCTTCAAAGTCATTATCGAATTTAAAATCGGTGTCTATTAGTTTTAAAAGCGAACTAAGAACTAAATCTCTGAGTCCGTGGTCGTTGTTTGGGTTAAGATAAAACTGTAAAATGTTACTACAGACATTTTCATAATGTGGATATCCACAAATTTCCATAAACGTTTTAGTTCGCTTATACTGAGGAATTGATTTAAAATTGAGCAGTAATTTAGTATAGTCTGTTTGCACTTTGTCGTCTTTTTAAAATGGCATATAATGGTGTTCGACTGAGGCTATAGCCTCAGTCGAACGAGGAACAACCCCAATAGTTTATCCAATTTTTACCCAATTGGAACCATGACACTTTGGACATGGAGGTAATGTGTCTGTGTTATCATCTAATGTGATAACTACGCCACATTTGGTACATTTATAAGTACCTTTCCCTGGTTTTTGACCTGTTGATGGCATAAGTTAATAGGTTAGTAATTATTACCATGCTTTCAACTTAAAGGACTGAAAGCATATCCTTATCAAAATCTCCACACCTTAGAACTGAATCTAAAGAATGTATTAAAGTAAAAATTATTTTATAGCCATTTTCTTACTCCACCATGATGAGAGCATGTGCCTCTTCTGCTGTTGCTAAAGCTGTAGGTTCCATCGTTACAAACAGCAGTTGCACCTGCAGGTACAGTATTATAGTATGTTGGCGATTGAACCTTGTTTCCCTTTGAATTCTTGTAGTACTTTACTTCTGTACTACCATAGGTATTGCTGTAATTATACCGTTTTGACGAAGTGGATATGCTTTTTAAAAATGAATTACTAACGTATCCCGTATTACCGTTATAGGATATTTTAGTCCAATTTTCAGATTCAATGGAATCTTGAACAATAGTTACTGTGATACCCTTAGGTATTATACATATCTTATTTTCACTTACCCCAGGTGTTGTCCTAAAATTTACATTACCAGTTGTTACCATTATTTGACCAAACGAACAGATGGTCAAGAAAAGTAAGCCTAAAAGAAGGATGAATCTTTTCATGTTTGTCTATTAAATAGTTAAAAGGAGACTATATCTTCCCAATTCTTTTAAGTTCCCAGAAACATTTTGCAGTAGCATTTATATCGGCTGCTGCATTATGTGCTTCTTCAAATTCTGTTCGGAATAACTTGTAATGTAGTTCAGACAGCTTAGGCCACTTATAACCATAAGGGCCATTAATAGCACAAAAATTTGTAGTGCTTTGCATTGTACAGATTTTATGTTTAGCTGGTATAGAGTTATGCATACCCGCTCTTAAAAATTCTGCGCCTACAATCTTTTCGTCGAAACTCATGTTGTGTGCAACAAGTACTTCAGATTGGCTGATTAGATCCTGAAAAGTAAGCAGCACAGAAGATAATGGTTGTCCTTCACGAAGTGCTCGTTCTGTAGTGATTCGATGAATACTCGATGCATCAACAGGAATTGTAAATCCTTCAGGTTTTATTATAAAATCTCCGCCTTCAATTTTATTCCCTGCTTTATCGTAAAGCAAAAATGCTAACTGAACGAGCCTAGGCCAATTGTTCAAATCCGTTACAGGTGCTTTCCAGTTTCTTGGTAATCCAGTTGTTTCTGTGTCGAAGAAAAGGTACATAGTGTTTCTTTTTTATTAGTTGTTGAAATGTTATTGTACAAAACTTGGGTTTGATAATATTACTTTAAGTGGGTCTGTATTCTTAGTTTGTATTTGAAAGATATGTTTACACATCCTCTATACTAAACACGCCCTCTAATTTTTTTCTCGTTTTTAGATCAAGACTTGGTGTTGAAATAAAAAGACGTTCTCTCGCTCTACTCAAAGCAACATAGGCAATTCGATGTTCTTCGTCTACTTGTAAGTTTGGTGAATTAAGAAAGTCCAAATCCTTTTCGTCATTTACGAGCAATAACACATTATTAAATTCATCACCCTTTGCATTATGAATTGTTCTATGAGAACTCAAGTCTTCATGTACGCGCACACATAATGCTAAGTCCTGATAACTATGGTTTTCGTAGAATGTTTTTGCACCACCTTTTGATAAGTTTGAAATATCACTAAATCGTTCTCTTTTTAAAAATGAATGAAAATTCAACAATGACATTCCTTTAAACACATCATAGCGTTCCATCAAAAAGTGTAGATCGTTTAATGCTTTCTTTTTCCTATCCTCCTTATCACGAACATTTCTTTTATAAATCGCCATCAATTCCTTGATAGCATCCTTGAATTTACGTTCTCTAGCCATTTCAACACCTTTTACACAAGAACTTATGACTAACCGACGTTCGGTATTGGTATCTTGGGTCTGAAGTTCATTAAACAATTTATTATTCAATTGCCCCCCATTGTAATGTTGCTTCATAGCATTGGCTGTGATATTATTTCTAGATAAAGTAATAACATTCTCTTGCGAAGAATAAACTTGTGCTTGTGTATATGCAACGATACGATCGCCGCATAATATTTTTGGTAATTCTCCTTGCTTATTCCTAAACGGTTTTTGCTCCAAATCTTTTCTCACTAATTTCAATGCATTAATGATACTATTTGTACTTCTACGATTTTGAATCATTTCGTAAGATTGCATTCCATTTAATGTAAAACTTGAGAACTGAGAAGGATCAGCCCCTTGAAATCCATAAATTGACTGAGCAATATCACCTATAATGCCAATAGTAGTCTCTCTTTCTCCAATCTTTTGTATAATATTAACCTGTATAGGATTACTATCCTGAAATTCATCAATAAAGAAGTAGGGAAACTTGGCTCTTAAGACTTCCAATACAAAAGGAAACTTATGAATAATCTTATAACTAAAAAAGAGAACATCATCATGATGAATAATTCCTCTTTCCCATGTCATAAGTTTGTATTCAAAATATGAATCGTTTTTTATTGAATATTTACCAGCCTTAAATGGACGATCAGTTTTACAAATCAGATCCATATTTGAATCATATTTCCATTTTAAATTGCTAAATGCATCATGAACAACATTGTATTCACTTATTGTAAACTGCCGTGTCTTCTTTTTCCATTCTTCTAAAAATGAATAATTTGAAAGTATTGTATCATCATGTCCATCCATTATTTCAATATTCAAACCATACTCATCTGCAATAAATACAGCATAAGGCTTTACTATATGCTTGTAAAGAAAACTATGTATAGTTGAAACTTCAACATGATCGGAATAGTTACCCAATCTGTCTAATATTGTTTCTACTGCTACATTGGTATATGTTATACAGGCTATCTTTCTTGTTTTACTCAGCCGTTTTGAATTGTGCAGTACATTTTTAATATGCTGCACCAGCCAATGGGTTTTCCCAGCACCAGGCCCTGCAGAGACCTTAAAATGTTGTTCTATGTTAGAAACTATATGATTTGAATCTATTTGCATATCCATTCTATAGCCTCCTTGATATAAGTTGGTACTTCAAATGGTATATAAGATTCCTTACCATAGTTATCTAAATTCTCTTCTAGAGCAAATGCCAATTCTAAGGCATTTTCTCCTTTTCCTACTGAATTTAGGTATCGAGAGGCGATGATTGCTTTTTTCTTATCATCGTCAGATGCCCAGTTACAGATTTTTACACCTTCTTCAATTCTTACATTTTGTGTATTGGGATTCTCTGTTGTTCCTTTCGGAAGTTTATCAAGAAAGTCTGCTACAGATTTTGTCGAATCTTCAAACCATCCCATTAATTCTTTAATCTCTTTACTATTAGATGTTGATTCTGTTACTAAACCTTTGAATGTAGGATTAAAGGTTACCAAATCATATTCAAAGGTTTTTCCTTTCAATTCATCTTGGCTAAAGAATCTTATATTAGGATGCTTATTATAAGAATCAATGAGCAATGAAGCATGATTACTATACTCGTAGGAACTATTATCCTGATTTGTTTCAAAAGTATAGCATTTCATAGTTGTTGAACCTTTGCCACTTTTCAATTTACGGACAGGATCACGATCTGTCAAACATGCAATTTTCTTATTTATTGTATGCTGATTATTTGAATCAAATAAGTAGAGGAAATGATTAAAATAACGACCTCCTACATTAATTACAGCAACATGATTATCTTCTAGGTTAACAGGTTGATAAACTTCACTTGCGTCATGGGATGTTTGATCGTACTCACTTTTTCTTTGTAAATCATAATATCTTGCAAAGATTGAAAGTAATAGTTGCTCTGCTAATCCTTCCACTAGTATAACCTTTTGGGCAAAAAGCATATCCGACTTAGTTGCATCCAAAAATCGTTGGACATACTTTTTACTTTTATTATCGGGTGGAAAAACAAGACGAGGATAACCTACATGAGTTTCTCCGTTTTCTTGATGAAGACAAACTATTTCATCAAGAGAAACAGCAGAAGTAATATGCGTGGAATGTGTAGTTACAAAAATCTGTCTCGCTTTATTTCTATCTTCTTTTAAGAATTTTAAAAACTTATACTGCATTGCAGGATGTAAATGTGCTTCAGGCTCTTCAATAGCCAATGTTGCAAATACTTTAGCATTACTTCCCATATAGGCTCCATCTGCATCAACCTGCATTTTTGCCAGCAGTAGCGACATGAAAATAAGGTTGTTATAACCCAATCCGTTATGCGTAGCAGGTATGGTTAAATCAATACCCGTAGTATACTTAATTATCAACTGCAAAGAAGAAAACATCTCTATCTCGGAAATACTTCCATCAAAATCTGGCTCTGCATTGTTGAAAGATGCACCAGTATCCTTAGCATACGATAGTATTTGATCCTTGCCGCCAGACATACGTTCTTGCAGTTCAGATATCGCACTACCAGCAAT comes from the Acetobacteroides hydrogenigenes genome and includes:
- a CDS encoding 3'-5' exonuclease, yielding MYLFFDTETTGLPRNWKAPVTDLNNWPRLVQLAFLLYDKAGNKIEGGDFIIKPEGFTIPVDASSIHRITTERALREGQPLSSVLLTFQDLISQSEVLVAHNMSFDEKIVGAEFLRAGMHNSIPAKHKICTMQSTTNFCAINGPYGYKWPKLSELHYKLFRTEFEEAHNAAADINATAKCFWELKRIGKI
- a CDS encoding DUF3761 domain-containing protein, coding for MKRFILLLGLLFLTICSFGQIMVTTGNVNFRTTPGVSENKICIIPKGITVTIVQDSIESENWTKISYNGNTGYVSNSFLKSISTSSKRYNYSNTYGSTEVKYYKNSKGNKVQSPTYYNTVPAGATAVCNDGTYSFSNSRRGTCSHHGGVRKWL
- a CDS encoding ATP-dependent nuclease; its protein translation is MYISKIKIDSFRNFKSQEIEFREGVNVIIGHNNAGKSNLLRAISLVLDSNRSRRLDVDDFHKNVTFDELKAKPPKISIQLTISKGEKEEPDDLATIGNWLTKLDASYEAQLTYEFFLPEQEREKYIEELERITETNKGKAKELAWKTIRRSFIRLYTYKIFGGDLKNRSQADAESLQKFDFQFLDAIRDVERDMLTGKNTLLRNVFQFFLDYDLKADINTQGNEEQLRRKEEIRARQEKFACIAGSAISELQERMSGGKDQILSYAKDTGASFNNAEPDFDGSISEIEMFSSLQLIIKYTTGIDLTIPATHNGLGYNNLIFMSLLLAKMQVDADGAYMGSNAKVFATLAIEEPEAHLHPAMQYKFLKFLKEDRNKARQIFVTTHSTHITSAVSLDEIVCLHQENGETHVGYPRLVFPPDNKSKKYVQRFLDATKSDMLFAQKVILVEGLAEQLLLSIFARYYDLQRKSEYDQTSHDASEVYQPVNLEDNHVAVINVGGRYFNHFLYLFDSNNQHTINKKIACLTDRDPVRKLKSGKGSTTMKCYTFETNQDNSSYEYSNHASLLIDSYNKHPNIRFFSQDELKGKTFEYDLVTFNPTFKGLVTESTSNSKEIKELMGWFEDSTKSVADFLDKLPKGTTENPNTQNVRIEEGVKICNWASDDDKKKAIIASRYLNSVGKGENALELAFALEENLDNYGKESYIPFEVPTYIKEAIEWICK
- a CDS encoding PD-(D/E)XK nuclease family protein, with protein sequence MQTDYTKLLLNFKSIPQYKRTKTFMEICGYPHYENVCSNILQFYLNPNNDHGLRDLVLSSLLKLIDTDFKFDNDFEEIKVYREYKTIKDNRLDLLILTENYAVGIENKIFHHLHNDLNDYMKTVESFCYNSRKPICIVLSLNKLTSKEDIEKLKINDFINVTYEHLFKNIKHNIGKYLSNSNISYINHFTDFIKSIENLTPKTMENKVLWTFFKNNSEAIQDLTDSFIEYKNSLNQKIYQLNDTISKNEFAPLADKQWIYKEPKLLVLVHDYTIKSKYKVSIDTYIGINGWEIQLFGRNNQSTDFIFNTMCKVNDFLPKPFENYERNNRLIYERFETDVDLSVIAKSLTDLLTRVENYKKRTDENNDI
- a CDS encoding zinc ribbon-containing protein, whose protein sequence is MPSTGQKPGKGTYKCTKCGVVITLDDNTDTLPPCPKCHGSNWVKIG
- a CDS encoding transposase, with translation MADRFRDSYRIPSARMQRWDYGWNAAYFVTICTAHRERYFGEVVAGLDNDQPAVQLSEIGEIAKRCWQEIPKHFPFVLLDEYVVMPNHVHGIIVINRQEGSVETPNLGVSSNLGVSNASPSPNNIVSVADNSIAGILNKMSNSDIARRDVDAPKLVPETPRLGVSTRNVSVDNGTGNSHSAGGKNDKWESGTLGVIINQYKRACTINARKIHADFAWQTRFHDHIIRNEESFQQIRSYIAGNPASWEVDTLYG
- a CDS encoding UvrD-helicase domain-containing protein, with product MDMQIDSNHIVSNIEQHFKVSAGPGAGKTHWLVQHIKNVLHNSKRLSKTRKIACITYTNVAVETILDRLGNYSDHVEVSTIHSFLYKHIVKPYAVFIADEYGLNIEIMDGHDDTILSNYSFLEEWKKKTRQFTISEYNVVHDAFSNLKWKYDSNMDLICKTDRPFKAGKYSIKNDSYFEYKLMTWERGIIHHDDVLFFSYKIIHKFPFVLEVLRAKFPYFFIDEFQDSNPIQVNIIQKIGERETTIGIIGDIAQSIYGFQGADPSQFSSFTLNGMQSYEMIQNRRSTNSIINALKLVRKDLEQKPFRNKQGELPKILCGDRIVAYTQAQVYSSQENVITLSRNNITANAMKQHYNGGQLNNKLFNELQTQDTNTERRLVISSCVKGVEMARERKFKDAIKELMAIYKRNVRDKEDRKKKALNDLHFLMERYDVFKGMSLLNFHSFLKRERFSDISNLSKGGAKTFYENHSYQDLALCVRVHEDLSSHRTIHNAKGDEFNNVLLLVNDEKDLDFLNSPNLQVDEEHRIAYVALSRARERLFISTPSLDLKTRKKLEGVFSIEDV